Part of the Bacteroidota bacterium genome is shown below.
ATCATCAGATGTGTCGACGTTAAAGGTACCGTCATCAACCACCACCATGACGGCGCCTTTGAGCCCCTTGGTTGATAGGTCGTCGCTGGGTGTGATGTTGGCGCCACCGCCGGCGCGGATGGACAGCGTCCCTTCCGAAAAGAGGGCATCGGTTTCAGCCGTAATCGCGTCGCCTTCAGCGTCGATGCTGATGGTGCCACCTTCGATCAGGATATATCCGCGGGTATCATCATCTTCCTCATCCGATTTTATGCCATCTCCGCCGGCTGTTATGTCGAGTACCCCGCCGCGCACGACGAGGTAGTGTTTGCCGCGAATGCCTTCGTCGGGTGCGTTAACGGCAATGGTGCCATCGCGAATCACAAGTCCGTCTTTGCTTGCAATGCCATCTTGAAATTGTGCGTTCACTGTGAGTGTACCAGTGCCGCCAATGGACAGGTCGTCGTCACTCCACACAGCCGCGTTCTGCTCTGCAGTTGCCGGGTAGATGGTACCATCGGTGATGGTGTTTGTGGTACCTTCAGCAAGAATCAGCACCGCACGGTCGGCATTGTCTACACGGATGCCCGAATCAGATGAACTGGTGATCGATGCGCCGGCGAGCACCAGTTTCACTGCACCATCTTCTGGGGTGTCGACTATGATTTGGCCGTCGGTGAGCGTGCCGGAAAGTACGTAGGTGCCCGGCGCAGCTACGGTGACAATGCCATCCACTGATGTGGCGCCTGTCCCGTCAATAGAAGCGGTGATCCCATCCAGTGCAATAGTGGTTGCGGTTGCTGCGTCGTATGTATAGTCGGCTGTGTCTTCATGATCAGCATCGTTGTCCAGCATCGCGTCGGCCACCGTAAATGGATCCGCGTTTATGCCCTCGATATCGCAGGAAAGCGTAGAGAGTGCTATTGGGTCTGCAATTACAACATCCTCTTCTTCAATCGCGGAAGTGCTGTCGCAGGCGGAGAGGGTCAGGATGAGTGCGGGGATCAACCAACTGGCAATTTGTACTTTTTTTATGCTCATGACACCTGGGCTTTGTTATGTAAAGGATCTAGACTGCGCCCGCTTGGGTGCTGTGGTCCTTTTTTGAACTTAACCGGAGTCTAAGAGACAGATGTTTAGATCATGTTTAGTTAATGTTTGGATAATACTAAGGTAACACCCTGGCCTGTTTTGTTGAGGGCAGGGCAACCAATTATGAATGGGGAAGATGTATGATTTCGGCCTGGAAAATGGTAGTGCTGATCCGGGTATGATGGTTACGCCTGACCACAGCGGGAAGGGATGGGCAACCTATATCCACACGCGTCTTTGTACCTGTGGAAGCTGGGCAATGTAGTAGGTTTGCGCATGCTACTTGATCAAGCTCATCATGCGTGTTTGTGTAAAGTGGCTGGTTTCAAGGCGATAGAGATACAGTCCACTCGCCAAACCTGACGCATCGAACGCCACCTCATATGAGCCGGCCGGCTGCGTGCCGCTTACAAGCGTAGCTACCAGCTTACCTTCAATTGAATACACACTCAAGTTCACATCAGAACTTGTCTGTAGGTCATACGATATTCGCGTGGATGGGTTAAACGGGTTTGGGTAATTTTGCGAAAGTGTAAATGATTCAGGAAGATCCTGTCCGAAAGACTCAATCGGTGTAGATTGGACCTCCATGTCTACAAAATAGTCAACTTCTTCGATAGCACCGCTTGCATCGAGCAGCAGGCCAACGGAATATCCATCCAATGAAACGATGTCGATGTCGACGTACATTTCTGTGAGCTGCATGGTAACCGGATCATAGGTCCGAAACTCTTCGCGAACCCGTAGCGCCTGTACAGAATTCCCGTCTGGTGTTATCAGCGTACCCCACCCGTCTACAACTGAAACGGAGGTCTCGATATCTGTGGCAAAAGGAACGCCTGCAATCATGACTGAGGTCGAATCCATCCATGTATTTTCAAATGCACCGGGAAATACGATGTCCAACGATGGGGGACTGTAAACGCCGGTCACCTCTTCAGCAATGCCATCGCCGTCGGTGTCAACCAGTGATGTAGAACCCAGGTGCCAATAATTTCCATTTTCGAGCTGGTAGTATAACGCAGTTTCTACCCCTTCGTCTTCCCCTGTTATGGCGATGTTGGCATTTTCAAATGCAGGGTTGTCGCTGCCGGGGAGGTCGGCGGGTAAAGCAACGTAAGTTGCCGTCACGGAGAAAGAGTCAGTGGCAACGGCGCCATTGAAGTCCCAGGTCTGGTTGGCCCCCGTTGCATTAACAACAGCATCCATCGCCGCGGTTACTTCAAGCGCATAAATGGTTTCGTTGATGCTCCGGCCGATACGGTCGGTTATGAACGTTTCAGGGAATGTGATTTGTGCAAACGCTGTATGAGAAAACACAACAAACGAACAGAACAGTAGCAGTATTTTATTCATTTTTGACTGGGGATTTGGTTCGAATGGGCTGTAGGATATGATCGAACGTACCACTGAGAAACGAGCCGGCAAATTTTACTTCTTGCGTCGTAGCAATAGTTCGTTTCATTTGATAAAGGACCTGGATATGCTGCCCTTTAAAGTAAGCAATTCTTTTGTTGCTTGAAAGCTGAACTACTGCCAGGGACACACTGCGTAATTACGGCTGTAATCTTTTGAAGCAAATGCGTAGGACCAGCGTTACAGATAAGACGAGGAGTCGTATTGCTGCCTTGGTCTATCATTACTCGTATCGTAGCGCGTCAACGGGATTGCCGCGCGCTACCTTTATGGTCTGGTAGCTCACAGCCACAAGTGCTACGACTAGCACAATCAGGCCAATCAGCAAGAAAATGCCGGCACCCAACTCAATGCGGTACGCAAAGGCCTCAACCCACCTTTTTAATCCAAAATAGGCAAGTGGGGTGGCGATGATAAATGCGATGCTTACGAGTTTGAACAGCCTACCCGTAAGTAGAAACAGCATGCTGGTTTCTGATGCCCCCAGCACTTTGCGGATACCGACCTCTTTTGTTCGCCGTTGCGTCATGAAGGAAGCAAGGCCGAACAAACCCATTGCAGCAATGAGGATAGCGAGTCCGGCAAACAGGCCAATGGCGCGCCCAAGCCGGACATCCGCTGCATACTGCGCCTGAATTTGATCATCCAGAAAAGCGATTTCGAATGGCTGATCGGGTAGCACTTGGTGCCAGGCTGCTTTGAGCTGCTTGATCTGTTCTGCTCTGTTGCCGGGGGCAAGCTTTACAAGCACATGCGAAATCACGAATAGATTGGCTACATCAGAAGACTGGGCAGCGTAGTAGGCAAACGATGTGATAGGGGTACGCGCGGAACTGTGGTGGAAGTCGGCAACGACACCGGCAATTCTTCCTTTTATGCCGGGGTTGTTTGCTTCATTGCCCGGGTCTACAATGCGCACCGACTGTTCTATTGCATCTTCGGGGCGCCAGCCAAGTGCTGCAGCTGCCGTTTCGTTGATCAGTACCTGCTCTTCCGGAATTTGGGAAAACCCTGCAGGTACCTCTTCCGAGTTGTTGCTAAATGCAGGCATGTGGCCAGCAACAAGCGGAATGTCGAGCAATTCGAAAAACCCTGGCCCAACGCCGTGCGTTTCGATTGGAATTGCAGATGTTCGTTCACCGTCTGCCTGTACAACCATGCTTGGGCGGACCTCTTTCAGGCCTGGTAACCCGCTGGTGCCCGAAACTGCAAGGACGCCAGGTTGCGATGCCAATGCCTGGCTGAGCACCTGATAGTTTCGTCGTGCCTTGTTGGCGCGGATGGTTACTACCTGCTCTTCGTCAAAGCCAAGGCGGATAGACTGTAAGTAGTCTACTTGTTGGTGGATGACCAGAGAGCCCGCAATGAGCACAATACAACTGGCAAACTGGAATACAATGAGCGTTGAGCGTAACCTGCTTTTCCCGAATGCGGCGAGCCCACGTAACGTTTCTGCCGGCCGTTGTCGGGCTGCCAGTATGGCCGGATAGGCGCCGGCGAGTAAGCTTGTTAACAAAATAATCGCAACAAATAGCCATAACGTGCCCGTGCCCCAATAGTCAAACAGCGCGTCGGATGCAAAGGGAACGAGTATGGATTTTCCTGCCCAAACAAAACCTAGCGCAATAACCACAGCTATGCTGGTCAATAAAAATGCGTCGGCCAGAAATTGTGCTGCCAGTTGCAGGCGTGAGGCCCCAATGGCACGGTGGACACCAAGTTCTTTAATCCGGGTGGTTGCGCGGGCGAGCGCCAGGTTGGTGAAATTGGAGTAGGCGAGTAGCAGCACGATGAGCGCCATGCCCGACAGGCCGTAGACCAGGGTAATAGACCCACCAACCCCTGGCTCCCCGCGATCTTGTGGATGCAGGTAGACTTCTGTTAAGGGTTGAAAGCCCAGTTGGATTTCGTCGCTCTCCAGCCGGCCGGCTAATGCCGTGGTGGCTTTGTGCGCGGCTTCCTGAATATCCTGAATACCCGGTAGCAGCACATACGTATAAAGCCCTGGCCAGTTGAGGTTGTTCAGGGGGCCGTATTGCTGCTCAAGCGTAGCCGTTGACGCTATAACACTCAACGGGATATGCGATTGGGCCGGCGGATTTGCTACAACACCCGTAACTATAAGCGGGAGTTGTTTGATTTCGCTATAGCCATCATACATCAGAATGACCTGCCCAAGTGGGGAGGCATCTCCAAAGTATTTCCTGGCAATGTCTTCCGTAACTACAACAGTACCTGGCTCTGAAAGCACTGAAGCCGGATCGCCGGAAATTAGCTGGAAAGAAAACACATCGAAAAACGATGGGTCGGCGTACAAAAAGTCTTGCTCGGCATATACAGCTTGCTCGGACGTGATCTGATTTGTTACGGTGATGTTGCGTTTCCAGGGGGCGAGCCTGACCGTTGCTTCCGTGCCGGGTACGTTTTGATTGACCAGCGCAGCGTGTCCGCCCCCTGTCTTCGCTGAGCTGCCACTATCAGTTTGCTGGACAACCCGGTAGATGTTATCAGCTTGATCATGGAAGCGATCGAAGCTGAGTTCATGCCAGACGTACATCGAAATTAGAAGGCAGCCGGCGAGCCCCAGCGCCAAGCCCGTCACGTTGATGCCTGTATAGCCAGGATGGCGCTTTATGTAGCGTACAGAAACCCTGAAATAGTTCTTGAGCATGGCGAGGTTTGCCCGTAGCGCCTTGAAAATGCGTCCTTCAGCCCTGGCCTTTTTCCAGTAAACGTCCTTGTAGTCCTGCTTGATCAGCGCATAAGATCCCAGTTTGCGAACCGCGTGGTCGAAAGCGCGGCGGGGTGTAAGGCCCTGCGCAATCAGGTCGTCAAAATGATCGCGCAAGTGTCCTTCCAGTTCTTCAGCATCCTCATCTGAAATGGCAATTTCTGTAGAAAGAAAACGACGCCACGTGGTGACGGCTGCATCAATGTCAAACTGATTCATGTGAGCGTTGGTTTAAGTCCCCAAAGTTGTACAAAAATATTGTGAACAGAAAGCCACGCTGCTTTCTCTTTTTCCAGTGCCTTCTGGCCTTTGGCCGTAATGCGGTAGTATCGCCTCCTGCGCTCGCCTTCTTTCTCGACCCAGAACGATTCGACAAGTCCATCTGCAGTGATGCGGTGCATGAGGGTATAAAGCGATCCTGCAGCCCATTCGACATCGCCACCTGAAAGCAGATTTACTTTCTTGATGATGCGATAGCCGTAGCTTTCCCCCTTGTCCAGGATGGAGAGAACGATGGTTTGGGCTGAGGCGCCTGTGAGTGCTTTTGCCGGCATAAGAATGTTGATTGACTTTGGCGAGGCGGGTTTGCCTGCGCAGGCATCCAGTATTGAATCTGGTAAATCATTTATAGGTTGATGATCAACCTATGTGCATGAGCAATATATTGATCATCAATATAACATGTCAACATATGCTGCAAAATTTGCGATAAGCGGGAGAATAGGATACCCTTTAAGCAATGGCCTGCGACAATGATGTGCAGCGCCGCGCATTTTTCGCGCGCGATTGTTATGCGTTGAGATGTAGCGCTGTCCTGGAGCGTTCTTGGGCGTTTGAAAGGGAATTGGTTCAGCGGCTGGGCATTGCAGGTGTTCAGCTTGTATGATGCAGCGCTCGAACTACGGCAGCAACCACATGCTGATCAGTACCTGGCTTTGCTGGTGCCCGGAGCACGTCCAGTCCTTCGGGTTCAGGCAGCAACTTGCCAGCTGGATTGCTAAAACTGCCGTGCACCTGCGTGCAACCTGATTGAACCACCAGCTTGGTTACGCTGTCTGGCGTGATGCCGGCGCCCGGCAGGATTTCGATACGGCCGTTCGCCTGAGCAATCAGCTTTTGCAGTATTTTGGCGCCAGCAAGCGCGGTAGGGGCCTGCCCTGAAGTGAGGACCCGCTGTACGCCACAATCGATGAGCGTTTCCAGCGCCTGGTACGGATCGGGTGTCACATCAAACGCGCGGTGAAAGACACACGGGATGTTCTGCATGTGTGCGATGGCTTGCTGCAGACGCGGCACGTCTATTTCACCTGCCTCTGTCAAAATCCCGATGGCAAAAGCGTCTGCGCCGGCGTCGACAAATGCATCTATATCGGCCAACATGGTAGCAAACTCAGGGACGCTGTAGACAAATCCATACGCGCGCGGCCGAATCATCACAACAATTGGTAGTTCGGAAGCGGCACGGACCTGGGCAAACAGTCCGGTTGAAGGGGTAAGGCCATCGAGGGCCAGGGCATAGTTGAGTTCGAGCCGGTCTGCACCGCCGGCTGTTGCTTCAACCGCAGCTGCTACTGATTCAACACAGACTTCGACGATCATCCGTTGGGAGCCAGCCATAAGGATTGGGGTCGTTAATGTTGGGAAAGCATGGTAAGCGGTAGCTGATTAGTCAACCAGCCAGTTTGCAGCGTTGGTCAGCAAGGTTTTGTATGCCGCAGACTCGTGGGCGAAGCCATCGTGTCCCAATGTGATGCCAACGATACGTCGGGTAGGGTGGTTGATGGTCCAGGCTACCGGGAATTGTGTGCCAGTATCTGGTTCTGTACCAACCATTAACACATTGAGTGCTGGCCCTTGTGCGTGGACCTCAAACCGGTAGAGTTCATCTTCCAGCGTAAAGGTCGCCGGCACACCTGCTGTGATATCGTGCGTCGAATCAGTAACTGTGATTTCAAATGGACCATACGGGCCGTGGCTGCGAGAACCGCCGCCGACCAACTCACGGTTGTAGGCCGGCCAATCTTCCCAGTTGTACCAAACAGACGGATGGATAAGCAGCAGTCCTTTGCCGGCATCTGTAAACTCAAAAATGGCTCTGCGCAAGGTTGAGTCGGTCAGTGGCTGGTTGTTGCTCAGGTAGAGCAGGTCGATCGTATCAAGGGCCGGTAATACAGCAGATGGGTCGTCAGTGTAGGTCACGTCAAAGCCAGCTGCGGTCAAGGTGGCACTGTCCTCCTGATCAAACCAGCGGTCAAAGTCGTGACTGCTACCACCGCCAACAATAAGTACCTTTTTGGCACCAGGGGTTTCGGTGGGAGGGACAGGCTCATTATCAGCGCAACCGGCAAGCAGCGACAGGCAAACAAACAACAGGGGAAAGGCAGAACGGGTAGTCATGGTGTAAGACTAGGCCAGGTGTGTGGGGATACAAAGCGGTAAATTAGGTGATTCAGGTCACCTATTCCAGCAAAATATTAATTGCTGGTGGAGGTAGAGGTATGAAATAGGAATGTCACCGTCTAATTAATAGATTTACGGATAGGTAAAATACCACGTCCGACGACATACACATTCCCCACCACACTGCACGCAACCCTGCCACATATCACATCAGGTACTTCACGCTTTGTGGAGGG
Proteins encoded:
- a CDS encoding T9SS type A sorting domain-containing protein; its protein translation is MNKILLLFCSFVVFSHTAFAQITFPETFITDRIGRSINETIYALEVTAAMDAVVNATGANQTWDFNGAVATDSFSVTATYVALPADLPGSDNPAFENANIAITGEDEGVETALYYQLENGNYWHLGSTSLVDTDGDGIAEEVTGVYSPPSLDIVFPGAFENTWMDSTSVMIAGVPFATDIETSVSVVDGWGTLITPDGNSVQALRVREEFRTYDPVTMQLTEMYVDIDIVSLDGYSVGLLLDASGAIEEVDYFVDMEVQSTPIESFGQDLPESFTLSQNYPNPFNPSTRISYDLQTSSDVNLSVYSIEGKLVATLVSGTQPAGSYEVAFDASGLASGLYLYRLETSHFTQTRMMSLIK
- a CDS encoding copper homeostasis protein CutC, which gives rise to MAGSQRMIVEVCVESVAAAVEATAGGADRLELNYALALDGLTPSTGLFAQVRAASELPIVVMIRPRAYGFVYSVPEFATMLADIDAFVDAGADAFAIGILTEAGEIDVPRLQQAIAHMQNIPCVFHRAFDVTPDPYQALETLIDCGVQRVLTSGQAPTALAGAKILQKLIAQANGRIEILPGAGITPDSVTKLVVQSGCTQVHGSFSNPAGKLLPEPEGLDVLRAPAKPGTDQHVVAAVVRALHHTS
- a CDS encoding PadR family transcriptional regulator; amino-acid sequence: MPAKALTGASAQTIVLSILDKGESYGYRIIKKVNLLSGGDVEWAAGSLYTLMHRITADGLVESFWVEKEGERRRRYYRITAKGQKALEKEKAAWLSVHNIFVQLWGLKPTLT
- a CDS encoding ABC transporter permease; the protein is MNQFDIDAAVTTWRRFLSTEIAISDEDAEELEGHLRDHFDDLIAQGLTPRRAFDHAVRKLGSYALIKQDYKDVYWKKARAEGRIFKALRANLAMLKNYFRVSVRYIKRHPGYTGINVTGLALGLAGCLLISMYVWHELSFDRFHDQADNIYRVVQQTDSGSSAKTGGGHAALVNQNVPGTEATVRLAPWKRNITVTNQITSEQAVYAEQDFLYADPSFFDVFSFQLISGDPASVLSEPGTVVVTEDIARKYFGDASPLGQVILMYDGYSEIKQLPLIVTGVVANPPAQSHIPLSVIASTATLEQQYGPLNNLNWPGLYTYVLLPGIQDIQEAAHKATTALAGRLESDEIQLGFQPLTEVYLHPQDRGEPGVGGSITLVYGLSGMALIVLLLAYSNFTNLALARATTRIKELGVHRAIGASRLQLAAQFLADAFLLTSIAVVIALGFVWAGKSILVPFASDALFDYWGTGTLWLFVAIILLTSLLAGAYPAILAARQRPAETLRGLAAFGKSRLRSTLIVFQFASCIVLIAGSLVIHQQVDYLQSIRLGFDEEQVVTIRANKARRNYQVLSQALASQPGVLAVSGTSGLPGLKEVRPSMVVQADGERTSAIPIETHGVGPGFFELLDIPLVAGHMPAFSNNSEEVPAGFSQIPEEQVLINETAAAALGWRPEDAIEQSVRIVDPGNEANNPGIKGRIAGVVADFHHSSARTPITSFAYYAAQSSDVANLFVISHVLVKLAPGNRAEQIKQLKAAWHQVLPDQPFEIAFLDDQIQAQYAADVRLGRAIGLFAGLAILIAAMGLFGLASFMTQRRTKEVGIRKVLGASETSMLFLLTGRLFKLVSIAFIIATPLAYFGLKRWVEAFAYRIELGAGIFLLIGLIVLVVALVAVSYQTIKVARGNPVDALRYE
- a CDS encoding ThuA domain-containing protein; the encoded protein is MTTRSAFPLLFVCLSLLAGCADNEPVPPTETPGAKKVLIVGGGSSHDFDRWFDQEDSATLTAAGFDVTYTDDPSAVLPALDTIDLLYLSNNQPLTDSTLRRAIFEFTDAGKGLLLIHPSVWYNWEDWPAYNRELVGGGSRSHGPYGPFEITVTDSTHDITAGVPATFTLEDELYRFEVHAQGPALNVLMVGTEPDTGTQFPVAWTINHPTRRIVGITLGHDGFAHESAAYKTLLTNAANWLVD
- a CDS encoding carbohydrate-binding domain-containing protein yields the protein MSIKKVQIASWLIPALILTLSACDSTSAIEEEDVVIADPIALSTLSCDIEGINADPFTVADAMLDNDADHEDTADYTYDAATATTIALDGITASIDGTGATSVDGIVTVAAPGTYVLSGTLTDGQIIVDTPEDGAVKLVLAGASITSSSDSGIRVDNADRAVLILAEGTTNTITDGTIYPATAEQNAAVWSDDDLSIGGTGTLTVNAQFQDGIASKDGLVIRDGTIAVNAPDEGIRGKHYLVVRGGVLDITAGGDGIKSDEEDDDTRGYILIEGGTISIDAEGDAITAETDALFSEGTLSIRAGGGANITPSDDLSTKGLKGAVMVVVDDGTFNVDTSDDGIHANDTVLINGGSIEIATGDDGVHADLGLTINGGDITLTQSFEGLEAVLGDLVINGGTLDITAIDDGFNLSGDGDDPGGVESPGDPYDMVFNGGMITITSGSDGIDSNGSIEMTNGCLAIAGPVPGIRPEQGAIDYNGDFAISGGVLLAAGAAGRMAQTPGTSSTQPSVAITFSTPQAPGTLVTLESAGGSVAIAPGKSFQSLIASAPWLSMDDTITVYRGGTVSGSSSDEMFNGGTVNGATVVGTVTVSAIITSVTL